The genomic segment taaagacattgacaaaaacagtcactgagcaataaagggttgcaagttatctggtaatgccgacaatattttcagcagttttaattgtccgttgcagttggagtttgtccttttttgtggcagcaccaaaccagactgtgatggaagaacgcaggactgattcgatgacagGCAGgacgtgctttctcagaagccgcaggaagtacatcctctgctgggcctttttgaggacggagttgatgttgatcgcccacttcaggtcctgagagactggaattcccaggaacttgacggttgacacaaggcagctggacagcgtgatgggcagctgtggcgaaggatgcctcataaagtccacgatcatctctacagtcttgagcgtgtccTTTTCAagtctgcagtagaaggtgttcaagtcgatGGCTactgtgctattgttctcagcttggggggggatcatcgcttgtaattggtcagcgattggaatgcatgccagactaaTTTAGAGTCGCTAAAtagtttttccaactttgctgcatagttcctctttccaatgttaatttctttagtcagcaggtttctagctcgattatacagggccctgtccccgctctgatatgcgccttccttagcttggcaaagttgcttaagtttggcagtgaaccacggcttgttgttgttgaatgtgcgcaatgactttgttggtacacacacctcttcacagaaactgatataggatgtgacagtgtccgtatattcttccaggctgccagctgaattttcaaagaaactccagtctgtgcagtctaaacagctttgaagttccatctttgcttcattggtccaatTTTTCACTGTAGTCTTCGCACATTTCAGTTCTTGcttgtatgtcggtattaagtgacttaagcagtgatcagacgagcccagggctgcacaagGTATGGCatggtatgcgttatttagcgtagtatagcagtgttctaaaatgttattttccctggtaggacagtcgatgtgctgcttgtatttagggagttcgtggttgagtttagctttgttaaagtccccgagaataatgagaggtgagtccggttgttttttttcaattacgtTTACttttcggcgagcattagcattgcggcgttcgtgttagctctaggcggaatgtagacaccagcgagaatgaatgacgTGAACTCACGACGCGAGGAGAATGGCTTATAGTTCAAAAGCagtgactccaaatgcgggctgcagtgtgtgctgagctccgtgacatccgtacaccatttttcgttgatatagaagcatatcccgccgccttttgttttccctgattaTTCCATGTTGCGGTCTGcacggtgaagatggaagccagaaaccatgacggcgccatcgggtacagcctcacaaagccaagtctccgtaaagcacaaaATATAGAAGGTTTTTTACATTAATaaacatcaatccattttctgaaccgattatcctcaatagggttgtgggtgtgctCTTAAATAGTGCTACAATatctataaaatataaaaaacaaagaagtatttacaatttacaacttttttaggcatttaaatgttttctataAAACAAATTTAGAGTGAAAAGCAGGATGactacaaaacacacaacacaagaaaatataaatataattatgtaCAACCATATTGGGGcaattgttctgatattttcagaggttgaaggtCGATATGTCGATACATTttggtgattattttttttgggggggattaagTTTAGTACATTAATCTCCGTATAGGTTTTTCTCTTTAGTGAGCATTTAGAGTAGTCATCAAAAGGACTCCAATGAAATTTCACTGTGACTCCTTCGTGACCCGGCTGGACCACAGGAGACCCTAGGAGACGTTACGGACACGTCTCCGCAATCAGAGGGGACTTGATTCGCCATCACGTGGCCAACTAGTCTATAGGCCAGTGAGATAAGGCTCTAACTATTCCTTATCAGCGCATTTGTCTCACCTTTGCATATGTGCACTGCTGCCCCTTCCCCCTCTGCTCAGCTGGGCAGCTTGGCGGCTCATCTCAACTTCAAAGAGGTTGGTTGTATAGCGcgtaacagttttgtttttgcaagcaGCTAATCATAGCAGGGCTCCTCCGCTccccaaaaagaaataaaaataaaaataaataattaccgGCAATTGACAATTTCAGCGGCGATTGAAACCTTGACGTTTTTCAAAACAGCAGTATACCTTCAACACGGTAATTAGCCCATCCCTTGTGTAGACTTCTGGAAATAAAACCAAGACTCTTTCACTTGTTGACGCAGCATAGCTGACAGTTTAGCTTGCTTTAGTGTAAACAGTAGTGAGTTTGTCCAACATTAGCCCAAAGGCTCGATAGCAGTGAGCACAGTGAGTGTCGGCTGCCGTTAATCAAAGAATCTAACATTTCTGATGTGTACCTGTATTTATTGAACAACGTGTATGTTTAATCAGTGCATCACGATAGCAAAAACACCACAGTCACAATTGACCGATATCCAAtgaagatatatattttatgttactGAAGAGTACTGAACTTAAATGTAAACACTGAAAATGGGGATATGTGCTGTATGTAGTATGCAACATGcattttcattctttctttcttttttttaacctgtcctttTCGGCTGCATGGCCtggcagaatggtggatctgtatgctttgaacacaagtaacattacaacagtcattcGTAGATTGGGGGGgcacctggtgaggacatggcattgggtccctgcggcccccactgggtggccggttgtcggttGGGCCTCAGTGGGGCCgggggaccgccctgggtcgtgtcccgtccaccgggctgctctcgggtggacccctgggcctgatcccgcccctcgattgattgggtggggtcctcagccgccgcggtgcggccacagcaattacaggacacttctgtcagtctttgtgcatgtaaaacggtatcaattcacttgcatgtatccgcagacatACACCCaaaggactctttcactgggtgtggggtcacgcacttactgtgacaaataactcatggatatgcaaattgcttgtgtattcactcacttatactctcgtcctgtagacttttataattcacataattaatgccaccacacttcaattGTACAGTCGGATTCACGAcctttgtcctgcatgcttcttctcttGTCCTTgccctgttctatcttgtcctgtccttccctcacagggtgtagcactacagccccattcaacactcatatttaatgtttcattgttgtagataatgtaatgatttacttctctcattcTGTTTACAATTactgctttgtctttgtttctctctcccttcttgaaactttgttctgttcgactaatcaagtctgattctcaattaacctcaattataataccacagcggaagcttaaaaactccactgtgacaccgtaaaactgttccggcataaaagggatacagattttccagtCTGCTTCACCTAATTTGGccgaacaggaaaaaaataaaataaaattccaaagGGACGGCACGGGCCCACACCACCGCCCTCCACGCCCAGTGTATGGTacattaaaattggagaaactgggtgggggtgaggcgagacagTCAGAGGGCAATACTGACCCACAACAGTCAACCCCACCCATGCCAAACAGCACCCCAAGTATGTGCGAAGGTAtgtaatgcattaaaaatcCGTATGAGAAaggcatggcgggccagagagcCCCTGGAGTGCCGGGACACCTGGCTGAGTGTCCGCCCAAGCCCGACCCTGCCCTCCCCCCACAGACgtgtgtatgatgcattaaaactgaaGGACCAGCAGTTTTCTAACACTGCTAAGCGTTAAAGCTTACCTTCAACAAAGTTTTCCGAACAAACATGAATATATAGATTGGGTATCTGGCatgattgaaaacatttttggtgaTTCGTGAAAGCCACAATCTCTGTCTTCCTTCACAAATGTTCTGTCTTCTCGCCTAATTCTTTATTGGTCCCGCTAAGCGGTGAAATTAAATTGTTTAATAGAGTCCCAGCCCTAGTATTCAGTTATATTAATCTGCCGTATatagttgggggaaaaaaacaaaaacaaaacagatgcaCAAACCCTGGAATGAAATTTATTGATATGCCTGAACCTCACGGTACTACAGACAGACAGAGTTAACTGGACAGATAGAAAACCCAAGGATGTTAGAAATGTGATGACTTGTAATAAAATGGCCATTGTATTACTTTCTTTTAAAACATCCCTCATCTCACCTCATAATGTGAGCAGACATCTGCAGGCCAGCATACAAACATAAATAGCAGAACGTCTatgatgaaataaataatagatGATATTGTTTTCTTCTGGTCCAGTTTTCAATTCAGTCAGCTTGTGGGGGGAGAGTTGTACTAAAGAAGTTAATTACTGCAGTGGTATTAGAGTTTAAGCGTTAGTTACTGTTTAACTAAGAAACCATGAGCCAATTGGAGCAAAAGATCCGTTTTGGCCAAATTgagtttattgttattattgttgccGCAAATGTTTTATGGCTGCCTCTCTTGTTCAGAGGTTCTTGGTCTCTGTGCTGGAGGACACAACCTTGCCATCCACCAGGGTCTGTGTCACTGTCATGACCTTGGTCTTCACTGATTTCTGGTCTTCCAGAGCATCCTGAAGCctgaaaagagaggaaaaaaaaccaggaaaatatcaaatataagGTCCTGCTGCCGAATTCCCATTTTTCTGGACGAAGTAATCTACACACTTGAAGTCTTCTCCATCCAGTAGCCGTCTGTAAGTAGCAATTTCGGCCTCCAGCTTCATCTTCATGTTGAGCAGGGTTTCATAGTCCTGGGTTTGCAACTGGATGTTGTTACGAAGCTGTGTGAGTTCAGCCTCCAGGCTCAGGATGACGCTGTTGAGGGATTCAATCTCCATGTTGTAGCGAATCTCGGTGTCCCTCAGCGTGCCTTCCAGGGATGCTTTCTGCAAAAGTCGTAGGGATACGAAGCAAAGGGGTTAACACGTGAAAACAGTAAAGCCAGCTGGCAGATGACAGCACCATAGCGACGGGTCAGCCGTGTGTAAAGCTTATGCCAACAAAGTCCATGTGTGGGTGCTGAGTTGTGCATTTCAGGGAGCTGAGATAAGCGTTGTGTTTAGATCAGTCAAGTGTGTCGGGTAAGTCTCACCAAGCTCCTTTGGGACTCCAACTCGATCTCCAAGGTTTGAAGCTGTCTCCGTAGGTCATTCAACTCTGTCTGTGAACTCTTCAGGGCCTCTGTGTTCACATTGAACTGGGTCTGCACTTCTGTCATCTGAAATCAAGATTTGCGCATAAGCTAGCTCAACCAAATGCAGTGGGCTCGGCcgacttgtaatttattttcagaTAATTACCTGAGATTCATGCCATGATTTCAGGTCATCTTGGTTCTTCTGTGCCATCTTCTCATACTTAGCCCTTATCTCTGCCATTATCTGTGCGAGGTCCTGTCCTTTAGGAGCGTCAACATCTACGTGGACTCCTGACTGGGCGATCTGGCTACGAAGCAGTAGTACTTCCTGAAAGAAGCAGAAATACAGTTGCTGTAAACGCATGATGTAACACATCCAGAACATGATATCTTTCAAACATAATCTCATGCCTTGTTGAGGTAAATAAGTAAGGGGTTTAGTAAAAGTATATTAGGCTTCTGAATTTAATGTCTTTGATCTTTTGTCAGTGGAAAAATATTACCGGTATTGCTTTATCAAAATAAAGCCCACATATCATGTTagctaccatccatccatccattttctgtaccgcttatcctcactagggttgcgggcgtgctggagcctatccaaactGACTCTGgatgagaggcggtgtacaccctgaactggtcgccagccaatcacagggcacagataaacaaacaaccatttgcactcacattcacacctacaggcaatttagagtcgctaattaacctaccttgcatgtttttgggatgtgagaggaaaccggggtccccggcgaaaacccacgcaggtacggggagaacatgcaaacgtatGTCCACGACTATTCTAAGGCAATATTCATTTCCGCTTTGGCTTGCAAAAGATCTCTCTTtgcccaaaatatttttggaaaacacatttcaagGTTATAAAGTCTAACTGTGTCAAAATGTCTATTACTCCAATGTCATTTTAGACAATCAGAAATCAGAAAAGATGTATTGCCAGAAGAACAAAATTAGCAAAATGGGTAGTCCAATGGTTCTAAAAATATCCGTTTTATATGGACAGGTCTGTGGCAAAAATGAATGTTTGTAGTTGTACTCACGTTGTCATGGTTCTTCTTGAGGTGAATGAGCTCCTCCTTCAGGGTTTCGATCTCGCTCTCAAGGTTCATACGGCTCATATTAGTGTCATCAATCACCTTCCTCAGACCAACAATATCGGCCTCCACGGATTGGCGGATAGCCAGCTCTGACTCAAATCTGATCATAACATATTGGTTATACAGTATGAGAAAGATTCTGATGAAATGGGTCAAATTCAGAGACTGGACCTACTTTGCTTATCTGAAAACATTTCACCTGACATTAATTGGTAATAATTTAACATTAAACTAATTTTGTATTGTGGTAACATACAATAGCCATCTGTCTCTAATATTGTTTAATTTAGGACTCAAATGCAATGATGATGTAAAAGTGACAATTTATCATTACATAACAACAATGATCATGACAGGGATGTATGTATTCATCCTTGGGGCCATTGTGCAAACAGGTTCTGCTACAACTGTTTGGCTTCAGGTTCTCTGTTGCAGCAAACAAACACGCCTTACTTCACTCTGAAGTCATCGGCTGCCAGGCGAGCATTGTCAATGCTGAGGATCAGGCGGGCATTGTCCATGGTGGCATCAAACACCTGCAACAGGTTTACAAAAGAGGAACGCTATTGAA from the Phycodurus eques isolate BA_2022a chromosome 1, UOR_Pequ_1.1, whole genome shotgun sequence genome contains:
- the krt18a.1 gene encoding keratin, type I cytoskeletal 18 is translated as MMQTSKQTTYSVHTSSGGKGSVYRAPTIHGGAGGNRVSISSSVRSGLGAGMGQVAGGFSSSIQVSGSGSNITGNEKFAMQNLNDRLANYLDTVRNLEQANQKLEIKIKEAMAKSGPDFRDYSKYQAILDDLRRKVFDATMDNARLILSIDNARLAADDFRVKFESELAIRQSVEADIVGLRKVIDDTNMSRMNLESEIETLKEELIHLKKNHDNEVLLLRSQIAQSGVHVDVDAPKGQDLAQIMAEIRAKYEKMAQKNQDDLKSWHESQMTEVQTQFNVNTEALKSSQTELNDLRRQLQTLEIELESQRSLKASLEGTLRDTEIRYNMEIESLNSVILSLEAELTQLRNNIQLQTQDYETLLNMKMKLEAEIATYRRLLDGEDFKLQDALEDQKSVKTKVMTVTQTLVDGKVVSSSTETKNL